Part of the Bacillus cabrialesii genome is shown below.
GTATTGTTATTTAAAAAAATTATGGTGCTAGCTTCGAATAAAAAGTCTTTGATTGGAGCAAGTTTTTTAAGAATAGGGTTTGGTTTAATCATTTTATATACATATGCTATAAACTATCGACAGAGACATTTTATATGGGGACCAAACGGAGTATCTCAAACAGAATATTCAGAGCAACTAAAGCCTTTTACTTTATATAGTTTAGGAGATTCTCTAATTTATTTTGAGATAACATTTCATTTAGGCATTTTAGCGGCCGCTTTTTTTACAGTTGGTTACAAAACTAGAATTGTTACCATCCTCAATTTTATATTTCTCTATTCAATAGACCAGCAAAATTCTGTGATTTTAGATGGTGGAGACAATATTATGGCAATCACTTTAATTTATATGTTTTTTATGAAAACTAATCATTATCTGTCTATAGATAAAATATTAGAAAAAGAGGAGAGATTTAGTAATAACTTTTACTTAAGTGTTATTCATAACTTTGGAGTTTTAGCTATAATTGTACAGTTATGTATATTATATCTCAACTCATCTTTATATAAAGTAATGGGAGAGCTTTGGCAAAATGGTACTGCAATATACTATATTTTACAAGTCCAAGAGTTTAACTTGCCTTGGATAAGTGATATTATGATCTCATCTGATTTTTTAATAGTTTTCTCTACATATTTCACTATTCTTTTGCAGGTAGCATTTCCTTTCTTGCTATTTAATAAGGTAACAAAGTATATAGCACTTATTTTACTTGTCGCTTTACACCTAGGAATTGCCGTAGTGATGGGATTGATAACCTTCTCTCTAACTATAATCATGATAGATACAAT
Proteins encoded:
- a CDS encoding HTTM domain-containing protein — its product is MLFKKIMVLASNKKSLIGASFLRIGFGLIILYTYAINYRQRHFIWGPNGVSQTEYSEQLKPFTLYSLGDSLIYFEITFHLGILAAAFFTVGYKTRIVTILNFIFLYSIDQQNSVILDGGDNIMAITLIYMFFMKTNHYLSIDKILEKEERFSNNFYLSVIHNFGVLAIIVQLCILYLNSSLYKVMGELWQNGTAIYYILQVQEFNLPWISDIMISSDFLIVFSTYFTILLQVAFPFLLFNKVTKYIALILLVALHLGIAVVMGLITFSLTIIMIDTILISDKDYKKIYIYIRNKIKRPSKEEVILPASKTI